The Plodia interpunctella isolate USDA-ARS_2022_Savannah chromosome 11, ilPloInte3.2, whole genome shotgun sequence genome includes a window with the following:
- the LOC128673948 gene encoding inward rectifier potassium channel 2-like isoform X1, whose protein sequence is MSDKTTSSVGPRSFETISEEDFASPFEKLLGDVLPVVPTIVKTNASSTTVSRLGDEVSGHPGADLEAKLTRSKSLNQRRNSSNGLLSSIPRQLRLSLRGVRSEPSSVKDIPTTRNDSALNLLLKYRTPRYAARRVRKRVIFKHGDCNVVQWNVAKRRRRYLQDIFTTLVDAQWRWTLMVFALSFILSWLLFALIWWLIIFTHGDLSPQTNPNVTFTPCLNNVNTFTGCFLFSVETQHTIGYGSRTTNEECPEAIFVMCLQSIVGVFIQAFMVGIVFAKLSRPKKRAQTLLYSRNAVICLRDGQLCLMFRVGDMRKSHIVEAHIRAQIIRRKVGLIFAKLARAKKRNTTLLFSRNAVICLRDGEFCLLFRVGDIRKSHILEAHVRAQIIRKKITREGEVLPFYQQELKVGADGEEDRLMFIWPMTIVHKINEKSPLYNLSASDMLRERFEIVVMLEGVIESTGMTTQARSSFLPSEILWGHRFETMVTFRKETGEYEVDYTRFNNTYEVDTPLCSAKQLDDLRTTVSTSQKLDRLLGTIPKTFSNDTLDMSSVDSMSIDEHIEIKIPEARARENRIMAQNNFVQHINEKSRNPSHTHLAVENGDHPKNQERQSESREGHIHRSHSHASMKRVHGLTPNGVNHMVNGHDHKLEERDRMKKSPSSTHIEEKTPVIPILVTSAEAEPA, encoded by the exons ATGTCAGACAAGACCACGTCGTCGGTGGGCCCGAGGAGTTTCGAGACGATATCAGAGGAGGACTTTGCGTCGCCGTTCGAGAAGTTGTTGGGTGACGTGTTGCCGGTGGTTCCTACTATAGTGAAGACGAATGCTTCGAGCACGACGGTGTCCAGACTAGGGGACGAGGTGTCGGGGCATCCGGGAGCGGATTTGGAAGCGAAGTTGACCCGCTCGAAGAGTCTGAACCAGAGAAGGAACAGCAGCAATGGCCTGCTCAGCTCGATTCCCCGGCAGCTCCGGCTGTCCCTACGCGGCGTCCGCAGCGAACCCTCCAGTGTCAAAGATATACCGACCACCAGGAATGATAGTGCCCTCAACCTTCTTCTTAA ATACCGCACACCCCGCTATGCAGCGCGGCGAGTCAGGAAGCGTGTGATCTTCAAGCACGGGGACTGCAACGTCGTGCAATGGAACGTGGCCAAACGCAGGCGCCGATACCTCCAGGACATCTTCACTACCCTCGTCGACGCTCAGTGGCGTTGGACGCTCATGGTCTTTGCACTCTCCTTCATCCTCTCCTGGCTCCTGTTTGCACTCATCTGGTGGCTCATCATCTTCACCCATGGCGACCTAAGCCCCCAAACCAACCCTAACGTCACCTTCACTCCTTGTCTCAATAATGTTAATACCTTCACCGGGTGCTTCCTCTTTTCCGTCGAGACCCAGCACACGATAGGATATGGATCCAGAACTACAAATGAGGAATGCCCTGAGGCTATCTTCGTTATGTGTTTACAGAGTATTGTAGGCGTCTTCATTCAAGCTTTTATg GTGGGAATCGTGTTCGCAAAGCTCTCTAGACCAAAGAAACGAGCCCAGACCCTGTTGTACTCCCGCAACGCCGTCATTTGCTTAAGAGACGGCCAACTGTGCCTTATGTTCCGAGTCGGCGACATGAGAAAATCACATATTGTCGAAGCCCATATAAGAGCACAGATAATCCGCCGCAAG GTGGGTCTTATATTCGCAAAGCTGGCTCGCGCCAAAAAACGTAACACCACGCTCCTGTTCTCCAGGAACGCGGTCATTTGCTTAAGGGATGGGGAATTTTGTCTTCTTTTCCGCGTCGGAGATATCCGCAAGTCACATATTCTCGAAGCTCACGTTCGCGCCCAGATAATACGTAAAAAG ATAACCAGGGAAGGCGAGGTGCTGCCATTCTACCAGCAGGAATTGAAGGTTGGGGCTGATGGGGAAGAAGACAGGCTGATGTTCATTTGGCCCATGACCATAGTccacaaaattaatgaaaagtcCCCGTTGTACAACCTCTCAGCTTCGGATATGCTCAGGGAGAGATTCGAAATCGTTGTCATGTTGG aGGGAGTGATCGAGTCGACAGGCATGACGACCCAGGCTAGAAGCAGTTTCCTCCCGTCGGAGATCCTGTGGGGGCACCGCTTCGAGACCATGGTCACCTTCAGAAAGGAAACGGGAGAATATGAA GTTGATTACACCAGATTCAACAACACCTACGAGGTGGACACCCCTTTGTGCTCGGCCAAGCAGCTCGACGATCTGCGAACCACGGTCTCCACGTCACAAAAGCTTG ACCGCTTGCTTGGCACCATCCCAAAGACCTTCTCAAACGATACGCTAGACATGAGCTCGGTAGATTCCATGTCCATCGACGAGCACATCGAAATCAAAATCCCGGAAGCGAGAGCTAGAGAAAACAGAATCATGGCGCAAAACAACTTTGTCCAACATATAAACGAAAAGTCTAGAAACCCAAGTCACACTCATTTAGCTGTAGAAAATGGCGATCACCCTAAGAATCAGGAAAGGCAATCAGAGTCTCGTGAAGGCCATATCCACAGAAGCCACAGTCACGCCAGTATGAAGAGAGTCCATGGTCTGACCCCGAACGGAGTCAACCACATGGTCAACGGCCATGACCACAAACTTGAGGAGCGCGACCGAATGAAAAA ATCCCCCAGCAGCACTCACATCGAGGAGAAGACTCCGGTGATCCCGATCCTGGTGACGTCAGCGGAGGCCGAGCCGGCTTGA
- the LOC128673948 gene encoding G protein-activated inward rectifier potassium channel 3-like isoform X4, with the protein MTTIKRCLSQVSMFMTGKPINSSETAWREESQKYRTPRYAARRVRKRVIFKHGDCNVVQWNVAKRRRRYLQDIFTTLVDAQWRWTLMVFALSFILSWLLFALIWWLIIFTHGDLSPQTNPNVTFTPCLNNVNTFTGCFLFSVETQHTIGYGSRTTNEECPEAIFVMCLQSIVGVFIQAFMVGIVFAKLSRPKKRAQTLLYSRNAVICLRDGQLCLMFRVGDMRKSHIVEAHIRAQIIRRKVGLIFAKLARAKKRNTTLLFSRNAVICLRDGEFCLLFRVGDIRKSHILEAHVRAQIIRKKITREGEVLPFYQQELKVGADGEEDRLMFIWPMTIVHKINEKSPLYNLSASDMLRERFEIVVMLEGVIESTGMTTQARSSFLPSEILWGHRFETMVTFRKETGEYEVDYTRFNNTYEVDTPLCSAKQLDDLRTTVSTSQKLDRLLGTIPKTFSNDTLDMSSVDSMSIDEHIEIKIPEARARENRIMAQNNFVQHINEKSRNPSHTHLAVENGDHPKNQERQSESREGHIHRSHSHASMKRVHGLTPNGVNHMVNGHDHKLEERDRMKKSPSSTHIEEKTPVIPILVTSAEAEPA; encoded by the exons ATGACGACAATCAAAAGATGTCTCAGTCAGGTTTCTATGTTTATGACTGGGAAGCCCATAAATTCTTCGGAGACTGCCTGGAGGGAAGAATCACAGAA ATACCGCACACCCCGCTATGCAGCGCGGCGAGTCAGGAAGCGTGTGATCTTCAAGCACGGGGACTGCAACGTCGTGCAATGGAACGTGGCCAAACGCAGGCGCCGATACCTCCAGGACATCTTCACTACCCTCGTCGACGCTCAGTGGCGTTGGACGCTCATGGTCTTTGCACTCTCCTTCATCCTCTCCTGGCTCCTGTTTGCACTCATCTGGTGGCTCATCATCTTCACCCATGGCGACCTAAGCCCCCAAACCAACCCTAACGTCACCTTCACTCCTTGTCTCAATAATGTTAATACCTTCACCGGGTGCTTCCTCTTTTCCGTCGAGACCCAGCACACGATAGGATATGGATCCAGAACTACAAATGAGGAATGCCCTGAGGCTATCTTCGTTATGTGTTTACAGAGTATTGTAGGCGTCTTCATTCAAGCTTTTATg GTGGGAATCGTGTTCGCAAAGCTCTCTAGACCAAAGAAACGAGCCCAGACCCTGTTGTACTCCCGCAACGCCGTCATTTGCTTAAGAGACGGCCAACTGTGCCTTATGTTCCGAGTCGGCGACATGAGAAAATCACATATTGTCGAAGCCCATATAAGAGCACAGATAATCCGCCGCAAG GTGGGTCTTATATTCGCAAAGCTGGCTCGCGCCAAAAAACGTAACACCACGCTCCTGTTCTCCAGGAACGCGGTCATTTGCTTAAGGGATGGGGAATTTTGTCTTCTTTTCCGCGTCGGAGATATCCGCAAGTCACATATTCTCGAAGCTCACGTTCGCGCCCAGATAATACGTAAAAAG ATAACCAGGGAAGGCGAGGTGCTGCCATTCTACCAGCAGGAATTGAAGGTTGGGGCTGATGGGGAAGAAGACAGGCTGATGTTCATTTGGCCCATGACCATAGTccacaaaattaatgaaaagtcCCCGTTGTACAACCTCTCAGCTTCGGATATGCTCAGGGAGAGATTCGAAATCGTTGTCATGTTGG aGGGAGTGATCGAGTCGACAGGCATGACGACCCAGGCTAGAAGCAGTTTCCTCCCGTCGGAGATCCTGTGGGGGCACCGCTTCGAGACCATGGTCACCTTCAGAAAGGAAACGGGAGAATATGAA GTTGATTACACCAGATTCAACAACACCTACGAGGTGGACACCCCTTTGTGCTCGGCCAAGCAGCTCGACGATCTGCGAACCACGGTCTCCACGTCACAAAAGCTTG ACCGCTTGCTTGGCACCATCCCAAAGACCTTCTCAAACGATACGCTAGACATGAGCTCGGTAGATTCCATGTCCATCGACGAGCACATCGAAATCAAAATCCCGGAAGCGAGAGCTAGAGAAAACAGAATCATGGCGCAAAACAACTTTGTCCAACATATAAACGAAAAGTCTAGAAACCCAAGTCACACTCATTTAGCTGTAGAAAATGGCGATCACCCTAAGAATCAGGAAAGGCAATCAGAGTCTCGTGAAGGCCATATCCACAGAAGCCACAGTCACGCCAGTATGAAGAGAGTCCATGGTCTGACCCCGAACGGAGTCAACCACATGGTCAACGGCCATGACCACAAACTTGAGGAGCGCGACCGAATGAAAAA ATCCCCCAGCAGCACTCACATCGAGGAGAAGACTCCGGTGATCCCGATCCTGGTGACGTCAGCGGAGGCCGAGCCGGCTTGA
- the LOC128673948 gene encoding G protein-activated inward rectifier potassium channel 3-like isoform X3, translating into MSDKTTSSVGPRSFETISEEDFASPFEKLLGDVLPVVPTIVKTNASSTTVSRLGDEVSGHPGADLEAKLTRSKSLNQRRNSSNGLLSSIPRQLRLSLRGVRSEPSSVKDIPTTRNDSALNLLLKYRTPRYAARRVRKRVIFKHGDCNVVQWNVAKRRRRYLQDIFTTLVDAQWRWTLMVFALSFILSWLLFALIWWLIIFTHGDLSPQTNPNVTFTPCLNNVNTFTGCFLFSVETQHTIGYGSRTTNEECPEAIFVMCLQSIVGVFIQAFMVGLIFAKLARAKKRNTTLLFSRNAVICLRDGEFCLLFRVGDIRKSHILEAHVRAQIIRKKITREGEVLPFYQQELKVGADGEEDRLMFIWPMTIVHKINEKSPLYNLSASDMLRERFEIVVMLEGVIESTGMTTQARSSFLPSEILWGHRFETMVTFRKETGEYEVDYTRFNNTYEVDTPLCSAKQLDDLRTTVSTSQKLDRLLGTIPKTFSNDTLDMSSVDSMSIDEHIEIKIPEARARENRIMAQNNFVQHINEKSRNPSHTHLAVENGDHPKNQERQSESREGHIHRSHSHASMKRVHGLTPNGVNHMVNGHDHKLEERDRMKKSPSSTHIEEKTPVIPILVTSAEAEPA; encoded by the exons ATGTCAGACAAGACCACGTCGTCGGTGGGCCCGAGGAGTTTCGAGACGATATCAGAGGAGGACTTTGCGTCGCCGTTCGAGAAGTTGTTGGGTGACGTGTTGCCGGTGGTTCCTACTATAGTGAAGACGAATGCTTCGAGCACGACGGTGTCCAGACTAGGGGACGAGGTGTCGGGGCATCCGGGAGCGGATTTGGAAGCGAAGTTGACCCGCTCGAAGAGTCTGAACCAGAGAAGGAACAGCAGCAATGGCCTGCTCAGCTCGATTCCCCGGCAGCTCCGGCTGTCCCTACGCGGCGTCCGCAGCGAACCCTCCAGTGTCAAAGATATACCGACCACCAGGAATGATAGTGCCCTCAACCTTCTTCTTAA ATACCGCACACCCCGCTATGCAGCGCGGCGAGTCAGGAAGCGTGTGATCTTCAAGCACGGGGACTGCAACGTCGTGCAATGGAACGTGGCCAAACGCAGGCGCCGATACCTCCAGGACATCTTCACTACCCTCGTCGACGCTCAGTGGCGTTGGACGCTCATGGTCTTTGCACTCTCCTTCATCCTCTCCTGGCTCCTGTTTGCACTCATCTGGTGGCTCATCATCTTCACCCATGGCGACCTAAGCCCCCAAACCAACCCTAACGTCACCTTCACTCCTTGTCTCAATAATGTTAATACCTTCACCGGGTGCTTCCTCTTTTCCGTCGAGACCCAGCACACGATAGGATATGGATCCAGAACTACAAATGAGGAATGCCCTGAGGCTATCTTCGTTATGTGTTTACAGAGTATTGTAGGCGTCTTCATTCAAGCTTTTATg GTGGGTCTTATATTCGCAAAGCTGGCTCGCGCCAAAAAACGTAACACCACGCTCCTGTTCTCCAGGAACGCGGTCATTTGCTTAAGGGATGGGGAATTTTGTCTTCTTTTCCGCGTCGGAGATATCCGCAAGTCACATATTCTCGAAGCTCACGTTCGCGCCCAGATAATACGTAAAAAG ATAACCAGGGAAGGCGAGGTGCTGCCATTCTACCAGCAGGAATTGAAGGTTGGGGCTGATGGGGAAGAAGACAGGCTGATGTTCATTTGGCCCATGACCATAGTccacaaaattaatgaaaagtcCCCGTTGTACAACCTCTCAGCTTCGGATATGCTCAGGGAGAGATTCGAAATCGTTGTCATGTTGG aGGGAGTGATCGAGTCGACAGGCATGACGACCCAGGCTAGAAGCAGTTTCCTCCCGTCGGAGATCCTGTGGGGGCACCGCTTCGAGACCATGGTCACCTTCAGAAAGGAAACGGGAGAATATGAA GTTGATTACACCAGATTCAACAACACCTACGAGGTGGACACCCCTTTGTGCTCGGCCAAGCAGCTCGACGATCTGCGAACCACGGTCTCCACGTCACAAAAGCTTG ACCGCTTGCTTGGCACCATCCCAAAGACCTTCTCAAACGATACGCTAGACATGAGCTCGGTAGATTCCATGTCCATCGACGAGCACATCGAAATCAAAATCCCGGAAGCGAGAGCTAGAGAAAACAGAATCATGGCGCAAAACAACTTTGTCCAACATATAAACGAAAAGTCTAGAAACCCAAGTCACACTCATTTAGCTGTAGAAAATGGCGATCACCCTAAGAATCAGGAAAGGCAATCAGAGTCTCGTGAAGGCCATATCCACAGAAGCCACAGTCACGCCAGTATGAAGAGAGTCCATGGTCTGACCCCGAACGGAGTCAACCACATGGTCAACGGCCATGACCACAAACTTGAGGAGCGCGACCGAATGAAAAA ATCCCCCAGCAGCACTCACATCGAGGAGAAGACTCCGGTGATCCCGATCCTGGTGACGTCAGCGGAGGCCGAGCCGGCTTGA
- the LOC128673948 gene encoding G protein-activated inward rectifier potassium channel 3-like isoform X2 produces the protein MSDKTTSSVGPRSFETISEEDFASPFEKLLGDVLPVVPTIVKTNASSTTVSRLGDEVSGHPGADLEAKLTRSKSLNQRRNSSNGLLSSIPRQLRLSLRGVRSEPSSVKDIPTTRNDSALNLLLKYRTPRYAARRVRKRVIFKHGDCNVVQWNVAKRRRRYLQDIFTTLVDAQWRWTLMVFALSFILSWLLFALIWWLIIFTHGDLSPQTNPNVTFTPCLNNVNTFTGCFLFSVETQHTIGYGSRTTNEECPEAIFVMCLQSIVGVFIQAFMVGIVFAKLSRPKKRAQTLLYSRNAVICLRDGQLCLMFRVGDMRKSHIVEAHIRAQIIRRKITREGEVLPFYQQELKVGADGEEDRLMFIWPMTIVHKINEKSPLYNLSASDMLRERFEIVVMLEGVIESTGMTTQARSSFLPSEILWGHRFETMVTFRKETGEYEVDYTRFNNTYEVDTPLCSAKQLDDLRTTVSTSQKLDRLLGTIPKTFSNDTLDMSSVDSMSIDEHIEIKIPEARARENRIMAQNNFVQHINEKSRNPSHTHLAVENGDHPKNQERQSESREGHIHRSHSHASMKRVHGLTPNGVNHMVNGHDHKLEERDRMKKSPSSTHIEEKTPVIPILVTSAEAEPA, from the exons ATGTCAGACAAGACCACGTCGTCGGTGGGCCCGAGGAGTTTCGAGACGATATCAGAGGAGGACTTTGCGTCGCCGTTCGAGAAGTTGTTGGGTGACGTGTTGCCGGTGGTTCCTACTATAGTGAAGACGAATGCTTCGAGCACGACGGTGTCCAGACTAGGGGACGAGGTGTCGGGGCATCCGGGAGCGGATTTGGAAGCGAAGTTGACCCGCTCGAAGAGTCTGAACCAGAGAAGGAACAGCAGCAATGGCCTGCTCAGCTCGATTCCCCGGCAGCTCCGGCTGTCCCTACGCGGCGTCCGCAGCGAACCCTCCAGTGTCAAAGATATACCGACCACCAGGAATGATAGTGCCCTCAACCTTCTTCTTAA ATACCGCACACCCCGCTATGCAGCGCGGCGAGTCAGGAAGCGTGTGATCTTCAAGCACGGGGACTGCAACGTCGTGCAATGGAACGTGGCCAAACGCAGGCGCCGATACCTCCAGGACATCTTCACTACCCTCGTCGACGCTCAGTGGCGTTGGACGCTCATGGTCTTTGCACTCTCCTTCATCCTCTCCTGGCTCCTGTTTGCACTCATCTGGTGGCTCATCATCTTCACCCATGGCGACCTAAGCCCCCAAACCAACCCTAACGTCACCTTCACTCCTTGTCTCAATAATGTTAATACCTTCACCGGGTGCTTCCTCTTTTCCGTCGAGACCCAGCACACGATAGGATATGGATCCAGAACTACAAATGAGGAATGCCCTGAGGCTATCTTCGTTATGTGTTTACAGAGTATTGTAGGCGTCTTCATTCAAGCTTTTATg GTGGGAATCGTGTTCGCAAAGCTCTCTAGACCAAAGAAACGAGCCCAGACCCTGTTGTACTCCCGCAACGCCGTCATTTGCTTAAGAGACGGCCAACTGTGCCTTATGTTCCGAGTCGGCGACATGAGAAAATCACATATTGTCGAAGCCCATATAAGAGCACAGATAATCCGCCGCAAG ATAACCAGGGAAGGCGAGGTGCTGCCATTCTACCAGCAGGAATTGAAGGTTGGGGCTGATGGGGAAGAAGACAGGCTGATGTTCATTTGGCCCATGACCATAGTccacaaaattaatgaaaagtcCCCGTTGTACAACCTCTCAGCTTCGGATATGCTCAGGGAGAGATTCGAAATCGTTGTCATGTTGG aGGGAGTGATCGAGTCGACAGGCATGACGACCCAGGCTAGAAGCAGTTTCCTCCCGTCGGAGATCCTGTGGGGGCACCGCTTCGAGACCATGGTCACCTTCAGAAAGGAAACGGGAGAATATGAA GTTGATTACACCAGATTCAACAACACCTACGAGGTGGACACCCCTTTGTGCTCGGCCAAGCAGCTCGACGATCTGCGAACCACGGTCTCCACGTCACAAAAGCTTG ACCGCTTGCTTGGCACCATCCCAAAGACCTTCTCAAACGATACGCTAGACATGAGCTCGGTAGATTCCATGTCCATCGACGAGCACATCGAAATCAAAATCCCGGAAGCGAGAGCTAGAGAAAACAGAATCATGGCGCAAAACAACTTTGTCCAACATATAAACGAAAAGTCTAGAAACCCAAGTCACACTCATTTAGCTGTAGAAAATGGCGATCACCCTAAGAATCAGGAAAGGCAATCAGAGTCTCGTGAAGGCCATATCCACAGAAGCCACAGTCACGCCAGTATGAAGAGAGTCCATGGTCTGACCCCGAACGGAGTCAACCACATGGTCAACGGCCATGACCACAAACTTGAGGAGCGCGACCGAATGAAAAA ATCCCCCAGCAGCACTCACATCGAGGAGAAGACTCCGGTGATCCCGATCCTGGTGACGTCAGCGGAGGCCGAGCCGGCTTGA
- the LOC128673948 gene encoding G protein-activated inward rectifier potassium channel 3-like isoform X6: MTTIKRCLSQVSMFMTGKPINSSETAWREESQKYRTPRYAARRVRKRVIFKHGDCNVVQWNVAKRRRRYLQDIFTTLVDAQWRWTLMVFALSFILSWLLFALIWWLIIFTHGDLSPQTNPNVTFTPCLNNVNTFTGCFLFSVETQHTIGYGSRTTNEECPEAIFVMCLQSIVGVFIQAFMVGLIFAKLARAKKRNTTLLFSRNAVICLRDGEFCLLFRVGDIRKSHILEAHVRAQIIRKKITREGEVLPFYQQELKVGADGEEDRLMFIWPMTIVHKINEKSPLYNLSASDMLRERFEIVVMLEGVIESTGMTTQARSSFLPSEILWGHRFETMVTFRKETGEYEVDYTRFNNTYEVDTPLCSAKQLDDLRTTVSTSQKLDRLLGTIPKTFSNDTLDMSSVDSMSIDEHIEIKIPEARARENRIMAQNNFVQHINEKSRNPSHTHLAVENGDHPKNQERQSESREGHIHRSHSHASMKRVHGLTPNGVNHMVNGHDHKLEERDRMKKSPSSTHIEEKTPVIPILVTSAEAEPA; encoded by the exons ATGACGACAATCAAAAGATGTCTCAGTCAGGTTTCTATGTTTATGACTGGGAAGCCCATAAATTCTTCGGAGACTGCCTGGAGGGAAGAATCACAGAA ATACCGCACACCCCGCTATGCAGCGCGGCGAGTCAGGAAGCGTGTGATCTTCAAGCACGGGGACTGCAACGTCGTGCAATGGAACGTGGCCAAACGCAGGCGCCGATACCTCCAGGACATCTTCACTACCCTCGTCGACGCTCAGTGGCGTTGGACGCTCATGGTCTTTGCACTCTCCTTCATCCTCTCCTGGCTCCTGTTTGCACTCATCTGGTGGCTCATCATCTTCACCCATGGCGACCTAAGCCCCCAAACCAACCCTAACGTCACCTTCACTCCTTGTCTCAATAATGTTAATACCTTCACCGGGTGCTTCCTCTTTTCCGTCGAGACCCAGCACACGATAGGATATGGATCCAGAACTACAAATGAGGAATGCCCTGAGGCTATCTTCGTTATGTGTTTACAGAGTATTGTAGGCGTCTTCATTCAAGCTTTTATg GTGGGTCTTATATTCGCAAAGCTGGCTCGCGCCAAAAAACGTAACACCACGCTCCTGTTCTCCAGGAACGCGGTCATTTGCTTAAGGGATGGGGAATTTTGTCTTCTTTTCCGCGTCGGAGATATCCGCAAGTCACATATTCTCGAAGCTCACGTTCGCGCCCAGATAATACGTAAAAAG ATAACCAGGGAAGGCGAGGTGCTGCCATTCTACCAGCAGGAATTGAAGGTTGGGGCTGATGGGGAAGAAGACAGGCTGATGTTCATTTGGCCCATGACCATAGTccacaaaattaatgaaaagtcCCCGTTGTACAACCTCTCAGCTTCGGATATGCTCAGGGAGAGATTCGAAATCGTTGTCATGTTGG aGGGAGTGATCGAGTCGACAGGCATGACGACCCAGGCTAGAAGCAGTTTCCTCCCGTCGGAGATCCTGTGGGGGCACCGCTTCGAGACCATGGTCACCTTCAGAAAGGAAACGGGAGAATATGAA GTTGATTACACCAGATTCAACAACACCTACGAGGTGGACACCCCTTTGTGCTCGGCCAAGCAGCTCGACGATCTGCGAACCACGGTCTCCACGTCACAAAAGCTTG ACCGCTTGCTTGGCACCATCCCAAAGACCTTCTCAAACGATACGCTAGACATGAGCTCGGTAGATTCCATGTCCATCGACGAGCACATCGAAATCAAAATCCCGGAAGCGAGAGCTAGAGAAAACAGAATCATGGCGCAAAACAACTTTGTCCAACATATAAACGAAAAGTCTAGAAACCCAAGTCACACTCATTTAGCTGTAGAAAATGGCGATCACCCTAAGAATCAGGAAAGGCAATCAGAGTCTCGTGAAGGCCATATCCACAGAAGCCACAGTCACGCCAGTATGAAGAGAGTCCATGGTCTGACCCCGAACGGAGTCAACCACATGGTCAACGGCCATGACCACAAACTTGAGGAGCGCGACCGAATGAAAAA ATCCCCCAGCAGCACTCACATCGAGGAGAAGACTCCGGTGATCCCGATCCTGGTGACGTCAGCGGAGGCCGAGCCGGCTTGA